AAGAATGTCCCATCAATCACTGCTACCGGCCTACAATGTTGCCAACCATTTATTGATGTACAAAGAGCAACAAATGCATATAAGAAGCAATCATCTGCTGCCTTCTTCAATTTAACAACAGAacaaggataattcttctcaagaatataaaaatatttgggtaatttGTTGTAGGAGTCACACGGATTCCCTCTCAAAAACTGTAAAGctttttcctttgctctccatgCTTGCATGTAGCTTAGGTTCAGTCCATGTTCGGATAACATGTCAGTTTGTATGTCCTTTGGTGTGTAAATAGTCTTAGGATCACAATACTTTGGAACGACCATGCTACCAAGTACTGCTGCAGTACGTTTTTGCTGTATGAATGTTTCGTCCATTAGGCAACATGTGTGTTGACGGCTGAAACTTCTTATCTTGAACATTGCCGAATCATTAATTGACGTTGCCTTGAAATGCCATTTACAGCTTTCAGCAACACATATAAGCCAGTAGCTACAAAAGAAATACAATATTTACACAAATTTATGAaaaaactacaattaactacaaactgactacaatttaactacaatttataAAACCCACCTATCTTCAATCATACACTGATTTTGCTGATATATTATCCACAAATAACTGCATACCTTCTATGACTAGATCTTTTTACTCTGAACTGGAACTTGTGCATCACTGAATAATTCTTCATTGCAGCAGCTACTGTTTGCTTGCCCTGATAAACTTGTCCTTCTTCAATATATGTTTGCGTAGAttcagttattatttcactttgatattcttctatagcTGGTGAGGATGGAAATTCAAGTAAGTTTAGGGATCCAGACGAACCTGCAAACAATAAATTCATAAATGTAGTTTCTATGTAGATAATTTTGAAAGCAACATTGCTTTATCCTTTTCAGTACTATGTGAGctttgtagtttaattgtaggtAATTGTAGTAATATTGTAGATAACATAGTAACACCATAACTCTCTGCAATGTCGAATCAAACATACCTGCACTGGTGCTTTCATTGTTGATTGccaattccatattgaaatctcTTACGCTTATACATAAAGGATACGAACCTAAGTTTTTATTCTCCTTTTTGGTTTCCATGTACACACGAACCCCCATATCATTCCTAATCTCCATTGGAGGACAATTCTCGTtcacaatgtatttgatttctataattttatcCGATGTATCAATCGATAATTGTTCTGCAATTGTAGAACTGAGAATTCCGTAGCTTGCATTATCATCTACCACAATGGCATCAACTTCAAAATCTCTAAACCTACCATAGTTATCCCAATTACCATTCGATTTCAGCATTATTGGGATTTTTGACATGATTTCGTGTAATTGATAGGAAAAAAGACGAAGAACAGATATAGTTTCTACAATTTGAGTACTGATATCGACGAAGAGCAATTTTGTACAATTTGAGACGAAGAACAGATATAGTCTCTCTTCAGTAATTGTACAATTTGATTACGTTTTTTGTTGTAGCTGATATCAACAGAGATCATATCATTCCTAATCTCCATTGGAGGACAATTCTCGTtcacaatgtatttgatttctataattttatcCGATATATCAATCGATAATTGTTCTGCAATTGTAGAACTGAGAATTCCGTAGCTTGCATTATCATCTACCACAATGGCATCAACTTCAAAATCTCTAAACCTACCATAGTTATCCCAATTACCATTCGATTTCAGCATTATTGGGATTTTTGACATGATTTCGTGTAATTGATAGGAAAAAAGACGAAGAACAGATATAGTTTCTACAATTTGAGTACTGATATCGACGAAGAGCAATTTTGTACAATTTGAGACGAAGAACAAATATAGTCTCTCTTCAGTAATTGTACAATTTGATTACGTTTTTTGTTGTAGCTGATATCAACAAAGATCTCTTTCTGTTGAGGAAGGAGAGAATTACGCAACTGGTGCCTTCATCAGGAAGAGAGATCTCCTTCagtttcaaaattcgaataaAATCCTTGACAGAATCACATCAGATCTGGTGCCTTCATTTTAGGGTTTTTTAATGGCAAAATCTACCTATTTTTGGATTGGTATATAATTTGTAGTAAAAGTGTGGACTACATGGGTAAATAACAAATTATGAAT
Above is a window of Nicotiana tabacum cultivar K326 chromosome 8, ASM71507v2, whole genome shotgun sequence DNA encoding:
- the LOC142163439 gene encoding uncharacterized protein LOC142163439 — its product is MSKIPIMLKSNGNWDNYGRFRDFEVDAIVVDDNASYGILSSTIAEQLSIDTSDKIIEIKYIVNENCPPMEIRNDMGVRVYMETKKENKNLGSYPLCISVRDFNMELAINNESTSAGSSGSLNLLEFPSSPAIEEYQSEIITESTQTYIEEGQVYQGKQTVAAAMKNYSVMHKFQFRVKRSSHRSYWLICVAESCKWHFKATSINDSAMFKIRSFSRQHTCCLMDETFIQQKRTAAVLGSMVVPKYCDPKTIYTPKDIQTDMLSEHGLNLSYMQAWRAKEKALQFLRGNPCDSYNKLPKYFYILEKNYPCSVVKLKKAADDCFLYAFVALCTSINGWQHCRPVAVIDGTFLKSAYRGIMLTTSTMDAAGTIFPLAYAVVDSENDASWKWFFEQFKEAYGERPSMCVVSDRHETRSYTLDEFNERMLKIEEVDLRVKSYLYDIGYHRWSRVHATVNRTFTMTSNIAESLNAVTKDARELPIFDLFEYMRTLLERWTKEKLSKAKGTFTYLGHKYNKELEDNSTLSPKLRVRASTDHIHTVLDGVKRYIVCLENKKCSCGQFQLDELPCVHALAALRHRNETYKNYCSPYYTRKSLLLTYEMPVNPLPDEGKWDVPQHILDEVVKPPAGDKRQPGRPHKERYKTFDEIKSKKYKVSCGNCGGEGHNKRTCKNAPKKK